The Etheostoma spectabile isolate EspeVRDwgs_2016 chromosome 23, UIUC_Espe_1.0, whole genome shotgun sequence genome includes a window with the following:
- the LOC116672848 gene encoding LOW QUALITY PROTEIN: proline-rich protein 5-like (The sequence of the model RefSeq protein was modified relative to this genomic sequence to represent the inferred CDS: deleted 1 base in 1 codon) has product MEREGSLRRSLHSKLRLGSNSSSSLTDLSQAKSQGGGGGGGGDKGGTTGGLAEECSRDRGTQQRRAGTNATWNSIHNAVISVFQRKDLGENELYALNEGVRQLLKTELGSFFTEYLQNQLLTKGMVILRDKIRFYEGQKLLDSLAETWDFFFCDVLSMLLAIFYPVQGKEPSVRQLALLHFRNIITLNLKLDEALSRPRARVPPSIIQMLLILQGVHESKGVTDDYLRLESLIQKVVSPYLGTHGLYSRDGSSNSHCSSCVLEMRLQRSWSSKPSSSPIAKNPVVRSKSYNVPMLTPVVEYDADYSTGGGTGIRRHSVSEVTSCLEESSSLDESTSTVNNNNTSTPSLANHSPALSDTVNSSQDPGPGVADSPAGPHPLNPQKPSPCILPEPSRGHNTHCTGSLVSDSPASSTALAQDTSSSPSLSSSPEVMMDNVLGFLDSEPEHDGIFLDFSQHCSGGSTQSRDNRRHSVVGHTSIHTSKEIHPDAGTRANNAEP; this is encoded by the exons ATGGAACGAGAGGGCTCATTGAGGAG AAGTCTCCACAGCAAGCTGAGGTTGGGCAGCAACTCATCCTCCAGTCTGACTGACCTCTCGCAGGCAAAATcccaaggaggaggaggaggaggaggaggggataAGGGAGGAACAACTGGAGGACTGGCCGAGGAGTGCAGCAGGGACAGAGGGACCCAGCAGAGGAGGGCTGGGACCAACGCCACCTGGAACAG CATCCACAACGCAGTGATATCAGTTTTCCAGAGGAAGGATCTTGGGGAAAATGAACTCTACGCTTTGAATGAAGGTGTCAG gcaGCTGCTAAAAACGGAGCTGGGCTCCTTCTTCACTGAGTACCTTCAGAACCAGCTGCTCACTAAAGGCATGGTGATACTGAGAGACAAGATCCGCTTCTATGAAg GTCAGAAGTTGCTGGACTCCCTGGCTGAAACATGggacttcttcttctgtgatgTTCTTTCCATGCTGCTGGCCATCTTCTATCCAgtacag GGTAAGGAGCCATCAGTGCGTCAGTTGGCTCTCCTCCACTTCAGGAACATCATCACCCTCAACCTGAAACTGGACGAGGCTCTGTCTCGACCCCGAGCCAGAGTTCCCCCTTCTATCATACAGATGCTGCTAATTCTAcag GGTGTCCATGAATCTAAAGGTGTAACTGACGACTACCTTCGTCTGGAGTCTCTCATCCAGAAGGTGGTCTCTCCCTACCTCGGGACTCATGGGTTATATTCCAGAGATGGATCTTCCAATTCACACTGCTCTTCCTGCGTattag aaATGCGTTTGCAGCGCTCCTGGTCCTCCAAACCAAGCAGTTCGCCCATCGCCAAAAACCCAGTGGTACGCTCTAAGAGCTACAACGTTCCCATGCTGACCCCCGTGGTGGAGTATGACGCCGACTACTCCACAGGAGGTGGCACAGGTATCAGACGACACTCCGTCTCTGAGGTGACTTCCTGCTTGGAGGAGAGCAGCTCTTTGGATGAATCCACGTCCactgtcaacaacaacaacaccagcaCACCCAGCCTCGCCAACCACTCACCAGCACTTTCAG ACACTGTGAACTCCAGCCAGGACCCCGGGCCCGGAGTCGCTGACAGCCCTGCGGGTCCCCACCCTCTCAACCCACAAAAACCCTCCCCCTGCATCCTCCCAGAGCCTTCCCGAggccacaacacacactgtacaggCTCGCTAGTGTCCGACTCCCCCGCGTCCTCTACAGCGCTGGCTCAAGACACAAGCTCCAGTCCCAGTCTTTCGTCCAGTCCGGAGGTCATGATGGACAACGTCCTGGGGTTTTTGGACTCAGAGCCGGAGCACGACGGCATCTTCCTGGACTTCTCACAACACTGTTCTGGAGGGTCA ACCCAGAGCAGAGACAACAGGAGGCATAGTGTGGTTGGGcacacaagcatacacacaTCCAAGGAGATCCACCCTGATGCGGGGACGCGTGCAAACAATGCTGAGCCATGA
- the napepld gene encoding N-acyl-phosphatidylethanolamine-hydrolyzing phospholipase D isoform X1 has translation MEAVLCRPVHLLLACRCKFSKYTERLNAVCVLRFNWPQVSFSRRRTSRCSGEPMEKPSSSGRAALEERKGLVGDGGVLRGAEGGEVNPQSQRKSSSSRSSRKSFRLDYRLEEEVTKSCQDKHGRWTNPWPTWRFPSYTTLLRFLLLDKNHSNIPTSKEALDSELPVMEPYFVQKPDLSDSGPGLRVTWLGHATVLVEMDGLNILTDPIFSQRASPFQCMGPKRYRGPPCNVDQLPRIDAVVISHSHYDHLDAGSVASLNARFGGELRWFVPLGLMDWLVKMDCENVMELDWWEENCVPGHDDVTFVCTPSQHWSKRTALDDNKSLWGSWSILGPDHRFFFAGDTGYCTSFQEIGRRFGPFDLAAIPIGAYLPRNMMQGQHVDPEEAVQIHQDLQAKQSVAIHWGTFALAYEYYLEPPVRLREALEQKGLKPESFFTLHHGESRLITSQAGDVFD, from the exons ATGGAAGCAGTGTTGTGCAGGCCTGTACATTTGTTGCTGGCGTGTAGATGTAAGTTTAGTAAATACACGGAGCGACTAAATGCAGTTTGTGTGCTCAGGTTCAACTG gccccaggtgtCCTTCAGTAGGAGAAGGACTTCAAG gtgTAGTGGTGAGCCCATGGAGAAGCCATCATCTTCAGGCAGAGCAGCACTGGAGGAGAGAAAAGGCCTGGTGGGG GATGGTGGGGTGCTGAGAGGCGCTGAGGGTGGAGAGGTAAATCCTCAGTCCCAGAGGAAGAGCAGCTCCTCTCGCTCCTCCCGCAAGAGCTTCCGCTTGGACTACCGGCTGGAG GAGGAAGTGACAAAGTCCTGTCAGGACAAACATGGTCGCTGGACAAACCCCTGGCCCACATGGCGGTTCCCTTCCTACACCACCCTGCTCAGATTCCTGTTGTTGGATAAAAATCACAGCAATATACCAACTAGTAAAGAG GCTCTGGACAGTGAGCTCCCAGTGATGGAACCGTACTTTGTCCAGAAACCAGACCTCTCTGACTCTGGTCCAGGTCTGAGAGTCACCTGGCTCGGCCATGCCACAGTTCTGGTTGAAATGGACGGGCTGAATATTCTGACAGACCCAATTTTCAGCCAGAGGGCCTCACCGTTTCAGTGTATGGGACCCAAAAGGTACAGAGGCCCCCCCTGCAATGTGGACCAG CTGCCCAGGATCGATGCTGTCGTCATCAGTCATTCTCATTATGACCATCTGGATGCTGGGTCTGTGGCCAGCCTTAATGCACGCTTTGGAGGGGAGCTACGCTG GTTCGTGCCCCTGGGTTTGATGGACTGGCTGGTGAAGATGGACTGTGAGAATGTGATGGAGCTGGATTGGTGGGAGGAGAACTGTGTCCCGGGCCATGACGACGTCACATTTGTCTGCACGCCATCTCAGCACTGGAGCAAACGCACTGCACTGGATGATAACAAG TCTCTATGGGGCAGCTGGTCTATTTTGGGTCCGGATCATCGATTCTTCTTCGCTGGTGATACCGGCTATTGCACTTCCTTCCAGGAGATTGGGCGACGCTTTGGACCGTTTGACCTCGCAGCGATCCCCATCGGCGCTTACTTGCCCAG GAATATGATGCAGGGACAGCATGTAGATCCAGAAGAGGCTGTTCAGATTCACCAGGACCTTCAGGCCAAACAGTCTGTGGCCATTCACTGGGGAACCTTTGCCCTCGCCTATGAG TATTACCTGGAGCCGCCGGTTCGTCTCAGAGAGGCTCTGGAACAGAAGGGACTCAAGCCGGAATCCTTCTTCACTTTGCATCACGGGGAGTCTCGCCTTATAACTTCACAGGCAGGAGATGTCTTCGACTGA
- the napepld gene encoding N-acyl-phosphatidylethanolamine-hydrolyzing phospholipase D isoform X2 — MEKPSSSGRAALEERKGLVGDGGVLRGAEGGEVNPQSQRKSSSSRSSRKSFRLDYRLEEEVTKSCQDKHGRWTNPWPTWRFPSYTTLLRFLLLDKNHSNIPTSKEALDSELPVMEPYFVQKPDLSDSGPGLRVTWLGHATVLVEMDGLNILTDPIFSQRASPFQCMGPKRYRGPPCNVDQLPRIDAVVISHSHYDHLDAGSVASLNARFGGELRWFVPLGLMDWLVKMDCENVMELDWWEENCVPGHDDVTFVCTPSQHWSKRTALDDNKSLWGSWSILGPDHRFFFAGDTGYCTSFQEIGRRFGPFDLAAIPIGAYLPRNMMQGQHVDPEEAVQIHQDLQAKQSVAIHWGTFALAYEYYLEPPVRLREALEQKGLKPESFFTLHHGESRLITSQAGDVFD, encoded by the exons ATGGAGAAGCCATCATCTTCAGGCAGAGCAGCACTGGAGGAGAGAAAAGGCCTGGTGGGG GATGGTGGGGTGCTGAGAGGCGCTGAGGGTGGAGAGGTAAATCCTCAGTCCCAGAGGAAGAGCAGCTCCTCTCGCTCCTCCCGCAAGAGCTTCCGCTTGGACTACCGGCTGGAG GAGGAAGTGACAAAGTCCTGTCAGGACAAACATGGTCGCTGGACAAACCCCTGGCCCACATGGCGGTTCCCTTCCTACACCACCCTGCTCAGATTCCTGTTGTTGGATAAAAATCACAGCAATATACCAACTAGTAAAGAG GCTCTGGACAGTGAGCTCCCAGTGATGGAACCGTACTTTGTCCAGAAACCAGACCTCTCTGACTCTGGTCCAGGTCTGAGAGTCACCTGGCTCGGCCATGCCACAGTTCTGGTTGAAATGGACGGGCTGAATATTCTGACAGACCCAATTTTCAGCCAGAGGGCCTCACCGTTTCAGTGTATGGGACCCAAAAGGTACAGAGGCCCCCCCTGCAATGTGGACCAG CTGCCCAGGATCGATGCTGTCGTCATCAGTCATTCTCATTATGACCATCTGGATGCTGGGTCTGTGGCCAGCCTTAATGCACGCTTTGGAGGGGAGCTACGCTG GTTCGTGCCCCTGGGTTTGATGGACTGGCTGGTGAAGATGGACTGTGAGAATGTGATGGAGCTGGATTGGTGGGAGGAGAACTGTGTCCCGGGCCATGACGACGTCACATTTGTCTGCACGCCATCTCAGCACTGGAGCAAACGCACTGCACTGGATGATAACAAG TCTCTATGGGGCAGCTGGTCTATTTTGGGTCCGGATCATCGATTCTTCTTCGCTGGTGATACCGGCTATTGCACTTCCTTCCAGGAGATTGGGCGACGCTTTGGACCGTTTGACCTCGCAGCGATCCCCATCGGCGCTTACTTGCCCAG GAATATGATGCAGGGACAGCATGTAGATCCAGAAGAGGCTGTTCAGATTCACCAGGACCTTCAGGCCAAACAGTCTGTGGCCATTCACTGGGGAACCTTTGCCCTCGCCTATGAG TATTACCTGGAGCCGCCGGTTCGTCTCAGAGAGGCTCTGGAACAGAAGGGACTCAAGCCGGAATCCTTCTTCACTTTGCATCACGGGGAGTCTCGCCTTATAACTTCACAGGCAGGAGATGTCTTCGACTGA
- the yeats4 gene encoding YEATS domain-containing protein 4 has translation MFKKMTEFGPDSGGRVKGITIVKPIVFGNVARYFGKKREEDGHTHQWSVYVKPYRNEDMSAYVKKIQFKLHESYGNPLRVVTKPPYEITETGWGEFEIIIKIFFIDPNERPVTLYHLLKLFQSDSSAMPKKTVVSEFYDEMIFQDPTAMMQQLLTTSRQLTLGAYKHETEFGELEQRTKEKMEAAKKRTSQEITELKDKLKASRENINHLKAEIRKLEEDGDHKDH, from the exons ATGTTCAAAAAAATGACCGAATTTGGTCCAGATTCCGGGGGGCGAGTTAAG GGAATAACCATTGTGAAGCCCATTGTGTTTGGGAACGTTGCCCGTTACTttgggaaaaagagagaggaggatggacaCACACATCAGTGGTCTGTCTATGTGAAGCCTTACAGAAATGAG GATATGTCTGCTTATGTGAAAAAGATCCAGTTTAAGCTACACGAGAGCTATGGTAACCCACTGAGAG TGGTGACTAAGCCTCCATATGAGATTACAGAGACGGGCTGGGGGGAGTTTGAAATCATCATCAAGATCTTCTTCATTGACCCCAATGAGAGACCT GTGACTTTGTACCATCTGTTGAAGCTGTTCCAGTCAGACTCCAGTGCCATGCCTAAAAAGACAGTGGTCTCTGAGTTCTATGATGAAATG atcTTCCAGGATCCTACAGCCATGATGCAGCAGCTACTAACCACGTCGAGACAACTCACCCTTGGAGCATACAAGCATGAGACAGAat TCGGTGAGCTGGAGCAGAGGACCAAGGAGAAAATGGAAGCAGCAAAGAAGAGAACCAGCCAGGAAATCACAGAGCTAAAAGATAAACTAAAAGCCAGCAGAGAAAACATCAACCACCTTAAGGCAGAAATCAGGAAACTGGAGGAGGACGGAGACCACAAGGACCACTGA